The Agelaius phoeniceus isolate bAgePho1 chromosome Z, bAgePho1.hap1, whole genome shotgun sequence genomic interval TACAGAAGACAGATGAAAAATCACCCTGTCTTGAGAGTGACGTCTGCATTTGTGTAGTTCTTGCTTCATTCTGGATTTTGCCATCCAAGGTATGTTTTTGAGCATGGCTgaggtttgttttggttttctgatTATAAAAGTGAATATGGTCATGCAGGCAAAAGTAAGTTACTGAGGGATAAAAATTTGGAATGTATTTTCTTGATAGGCATTCTTACTGTTTTTTCCTGAATCCCTCTCACTGCTTATTGCTCACACATGGTACAAGTAGGTCGCTCAGGAGCAAGTATTTCAGTAATTATatctctttgttttgtttgttgagCTGTTATTCTGAGGAAGTGCTGTGAAGTCATGGAATCTCTGCTTCTCTGGTAAGATGCAAAACAGATGGATTCCTCAGTGGTCAGCAGTGTTTCTAGCTGCATTTGGTTTTTTTGACCTCTGTATTTCTGTTAGTCTGCATGATTTTCCCTTTGTAAATTCATGGTGATTACTCCCAGTCCCCTTCTTGTCCTTCATCTGTTTGAAAGTAATTTCCAGGATTGTTTCCTTCGCCTTCCCAGGGACCAGGGTGAGGCTAATAGACCTTTAGTTGCCTGGCTCCTCCTTCTTGTCCTTGAAAACAGGATTTTCATTGACACTTGTTTTCTTGAGTCCTCTGGAATGTCACCCATCAGCATAAAACTTCCAAACTTAATTGAGAATGACTTCACAATGACAAAACCAGCTCTCTCAGCACTCAGATTGGCATCTCAGCAGGTCACATGGAAGTGATAGGTCCAGTTCACTTAAAAATTTGTTAATCTGATCCTCCCTCGCTCAGTCTTTTGTTTTCTACACTTTCCCATGGGTCTCAGAGACCTGGAATTCCAGAAGGCAGGTCTTAACCATGAAAGAGCAAAATAAACAAGGTGCTTTGACATTTTTGTATGATTTTGATACTTTCAGCAGCAGGCTGGTGTTTCCTCTCTAGCCTTCCTTATGCTGCTCATATACCTGTACAATCTCTCTTTGGAATTTCATATCTCTCACCAGATTCAACTCTAGGAGGACCTTGTTTATTGACCTATCCTAGTGCACTAAGTGGTGTTCCTGTGTCAGTTGTGTGCACACACTTGGTGCAGCCCCACTTCACCTTGGTTTGGTTGGTTATAAGATCTCTATTTTCCCCATCATCCTGCATCCTTTGCTTGTGAAACGTGACCACCACCTTCCTCTATCATCATTCTTTGATTAAGCGTTCCCCAAGCTGATTGACCAGCCTCTTGGCAAAGATGCTGTCACCCATGTAATTTCAGGTGGATCTTGTTTCCCTTCACCCTCAGTTTTTGAGCCTTATAGGAGGTTCTATAGATGTGAATGCTGCACAACCACTTGCTCATTTGCAGGATCTGTCTGCTTCTTCTCAAGTTCTTCCGCTTCATCAGCAGCATGAATGAGATATCACTTGTCCACTAGACTTTGGCCAGCACCCTGTTAACTGTGTAGTCATGCTTGGTAAACTCCTGGTCTCCCCTGGCTGTGTCCATGGTGCCTGAATGGAAGAGCAGCTAAGGGTAATAGACTAAGGGCCAGACTACTACCAGCCTCAGTAGCAGTCAGTCTGTGGTATCCAGGACCCAGGCATACTTTGCCAGGTGACAGGTTGGGCCAGCAGAGGTGTCTTTGTTCCAGAAGCTGGGACCCATTGCTGTTCCTTACCCCATGCTGTTCCTCATACCCAGTATGGGTACTGCTGCAGGACTCAGGCACAGATGGCTCAGAGGCTTTCTTGGACAGAGCTTTCTGTCCATGtgtgctgccagggctcagaACCTGCTCTGTAGAtcagagctgcaggcagaacAGGAGCTGTCCTCCTGGTGCTGGAGCTCAGAGGCTTGACATGTCTGGTTGACAAGCTGAGGCTCTCTGTCTGCTTCTCCTCTTGTGGTGGGGGTTTCTGTGCCTGCAAGAACTTGGTGGGGATCTGAATGATACTTGAATGGGAACACTGTTACATTAGAAAATAACAAGCAAAGGGTGATTATACATAACACAAAGGAGAAGTGTGGAAAAATGGCAGCTTGTTTGAGCCTGATTTTGATTAGACAtctaaaagaagaagaaaagaagactATGAAATTTGTGAATAGTATTAAGTAAATTTTGAATGCATTTGAGGACAGTCAAACATGAAACAAGTAAGCAAAACCCTTGGAAACAGAAATGTTTGATAAACAAAATTTTAGTGGAACAAGTAGGAGCTGAAAGGAATGGAAAGAAACCATCAGAAATGGAACAAGATTCCTGAAGCCTAGAAACTGGGGAAACTAACAGGTAAGAGAGTAGATTGGGATTATGTGTGCAATTCAGTAATAAAATATGTGTATGAAAGTAGTCTGACaaaaaaataacagtaataatCCCATCATAGTTGTGCTGAATAGTGGTTTGGACTTAGTGCTGTGTTGTTGAGATCGGTTTATGAAGTTCAGAAGTTCACATTGTAGGACTTGGTGAGGTTTCTTCAGTctaaaacaaaaaggaaatcaGCCCACTAAAGAGTAAGGATGGAAACCTTGATGTTTTAAATGTGATTAATAGAAAATGTTTCATTGTGTGATATTTTTAATAATCTATGTGAAAGATGTCAGGGTAATTACCCCTTTCTTGGTTGGTTTGCTGTTAATGTCATGAATGACGTTTTTTAAGCAAGGAAACCCTGAATTCTTAGTGATGTTTTTGACTATTTTAGCATAAAAGCTTTAAGAAAACAACCATGAAATACGGGGGAGACTATAATAGATAGGTGGGGTGAATCTTTGTGGAACATAAATAATTCCCTATATTTCTTACATGCTTTACAACCTTTTTACTTTGATGAAagttttctttgctgctgccaCCTGACTGACAGTTGCTGTTTTACCTATTGCTTAATAGTTTTCCCAGGTAGTGGTTTTACTTGCATCTTGGTGATAAATGTTGCTTCTTATCCAGATATATCTAATTAATGAATTCATAAAATGTTTTGCATGGTGCTTAAAAGAATGTATGTGAAATGTTTTTAAGTTTTTATGTAATTCCTTAAATCAACAGTTgataggtttttttctttcttacttgAAGGTACGAATTTGAATGTATGAACCGTATAGGTTGCACTATGCTAGTTAAtttactctttttaaaaaaaaaatttttttatttatctctTTAGGATTATCGTCCTGGATTGTGACAATTTATTATCTGTTTGTGTTCAATGGGGCACCGGATTCACTTTGTGGTTGACCCTCAGGGTTGGTGCTGCATGGGCCTAATTATCTTTGTCTGGCTGTACAATACAATCTTCATCCCAAAGGTCATCCTTTTTCCTCATTATGAAGAGGGAAATATTTCAGTTGTAGCAGTTTTGTGTAagtaattttaacttttttctaCTAATAAAATAATGCTTCTACTTaatgtacattaaaaaaatcctatcagaaaataaaaactaggGTGAAAGTAAAGACACAAGGTAAGATAAAGGGTAAATGTAGTGGATGCATCTTACATTTTTGTGTTctgagaagctgcagcatttcattTTGCAAGTGTTATTGTAGAACTTGTTTTTGTGGAAACTGGTGAAAAGGCTGAATATAGATTTCAGGTCCTGTACTTAGAACTTGTTGACAGGATTTCAGGTTCACATCTGCGAGTGCCTGTCAGAATTTGGTGTGATAGTAGTGATGACTGGCAACAAGCTAAATTTTGTTAGTTTTGTCATATGTCCCTGTGTGGGTTAGCACATACAAGTTTGGCTCATAGGTTTGCTGGGGAAAAGTCTTGAATTATGGCTGGAACAAACTTCAAGGTGAAGATGCACTATTGGGAATATCTTCCATATGGGGGCTTTGAGGTGTGATATGATTGGTGCTTGTGTGGTAAGATGGTGGAGGAACTTCTGAAAAACAGTAGCATGGTCATAGTAGCACCTGCTGGTGCTATCAGAACTGTTTACTACTTTTTTCACTCTATTTATTGGGGAGTACTTAATGCTGTGTACTTAATATCAGAAATATATCTGGAATTGAATGAGGAGGCTGAGTATTTTCCAGCTCAATTCTGGAGCATCTCTATTTTTTGATACAGCGTACTTTGCACATATGGAAAAGTCTAACAaatgcttatttatttttttaggttATTACTTCTGCTCATTGTTTTGTATAGCTTCGTTATTTAGAGCCTCAGTAGCAGATCCAGGAAAACTACCTGAAAATCCAGAGATACCAATTACAGGTACATTAGCTTGATTCTATGTAATTGAATGAAAGTTATTTTAATAGCCTCAAAATAATTAGGAATAAATTTGTCTTTGTGAGACTTATTGGAAACCATGATCTGTCCATGCTGAATAAAGTTACTCTGTCACTGTTTTAAAGTTGTAAATTTCTAGCACTTTTCCTTGTGTAGTTtcaaaacttctttttcttaaacTTATATTCTACCAGAAATTTTACCATTCTTCTGTTATGTAGGACCTTCTGCTAGAAATTTTTTCcacaggaagattttttttttgaattctAGACTTTGAAACATTATGCATATACTACAAACTTGataatatttaatgaaaaatgtttttcgATAGCTAGCTATTTTAATTCTTTATCTTTTGTCTTAGTAAATTTATATGATGTTGAAAATGGTGTTGGAAGGTGGTCCTATACTGGTTTTTACCTGtgtattttttgctgttttttttccagagtcTTATGATTGTATGGGCTGTTAACAAAAAACATAAACCATGGTGCTAGTTGCACTGCATTTCTATAAAGTAGCGACTTAATCGATCCTTTCTGTCCTTGCAAATTTATCCCATAATTCCTGTATGGTATCCAATGCTCCAGAAGTTGGAGGAAATTTAAAACCTTAATGATTCTCCACAGAGAAGGACTGTATTTTTATGAACTGTTGGGAGCTATTATCTAATGCATAGAGCTTTTACTTAGGAGTTTAGAATGGAGTAGGGCTGTTAAACAGCATGAGCTTTGTCACATTAACAGATAACACTTCATGAATGAAGAAAATGTGTCCCATCCATGAGGCTGAATGCTTCAGTCTTGTCTTCAGATGTAGTGAATGCCCAGAATAAAATTTTGCTCTCTCTTCCTGATGTTACTGAAAATCTAGGATGATGTGTTTGGAGACATGATCTTTTTAGCCTTAGTGCTGATGATATGATGTGCATGAAGTAGACAGTTTATTGTAGAAAGGAGTGTATCTCCCTGGGAATCAGATGTCTCACCACTAATTGCAGAAAATCTCATGCCAGTGTTCTTTCTGCTTCTGGCAGCTGATCCTTTGATCCAGTAAAACATCAGGTGTTTCAGACTTGGGTTCTGGAGTCAGCAGTTTTGCTGCAGGGGGAGCAACATGGATTTTGCAATCTGACGTGGAGAGTGGAGACCCTCGCTAGTTACAGACAGTTACACTTATACTGGAGTTTTCATTTACCTTCAAATTACCAGGAGCAGTGCAAATTCCCTTTGCACACAAAGGGTTTTTTCTAATTTAAGGTATCTCTTTGTATAGCTCTCCAACCTTTGCATGCTCCATTCAGTCCATACGGCAGTCATGCTTAATAAGTACTTCCGAAGGTGAAATGTTTAGGCTCGGTCATGACTTTGATATTTTGATTTGGTGCCTGATATATCAGGGTATTGTACTTCTGGAGGTAGTGCTTCAATTGTCTGGTGTGCGCTAGGCTGACAGGAGGATACATTTTTGCATAGTATAAATTGTGTTAAAAATGAGTTGGGGTGTTTCTGAACTCTGCTGGTATCTACCCTATTAGTGAGTGACACCTTTGAGACACTGGATTTATGCAAACAGATTGTAAATCAGTTTCCATCTGTCGTTATTACTAGTTTAATGATCTCAGATATTGGGTTTCTTTACTTCCAGTGTCCAAATGTTATTTTGCAGCAAGAAAGACCAGATTAGAGCTGCCTGCAGGTGGCTCAGAAGTGCTAAATATAACTTTATTTTGTTTACATTGGGACAGTGTTTTACAGTATAAGATTTCAGAATGTCCTACTGTAAATAtgaagctttttttcctttttttttcccctctgtccCTGAGATATGAGAAATTTTTGTGCCTCAAAAAAGATTGTTTAGGTAGAAACAATTTGAACAGTCAAAGTATTTCTCAGTCATCCACCTGTTTTCcttaaagacagaaaatataTGCTTTTGTGATCGGAATTATTTCAGTGTTAATCTTTTTGTTTCCCATGTGAAGATGAAATTTTTGAACATATGATttgaattttgcttttcaaagaaTTCCTCTTATTTGGGTGGTGCATTTGAGATAAATAATAGCCAAGCTGAGCAATAGTACTCCTAGTACCTTCAGCTTCTCTGTATCTCTGGATATTAGCTTTTAAAGAATCTCACattagtaatttaaaaatagtatatatttatatatacagcCCTATCCTTGATCTCTTTCTTTGCTTGTTTTATATGTAAAATTGCATGTGGTGATATGCATGTTATTTAAATGCTTTGAGATGGAAGATGCTCCTGAAGTGTTCACTGTGTGTCATCTTTTAGTTAGCTAGCAGTAGCAGTATTTCCTCAGGGGATTCTGGAATAGCAATGAGATTGTATCCTGATTCTGTCTAGCAGATAATTTTTTTCGCAGTAGAAATGTAAGGAAATAATTGAGTAACAGTCTTCCTTGTCTGAATCACGGGTTTCTTCTGTAATAATTACTTTGTAGAAATTTATAGGAAgagagggaattttggagacAGAAACTGTCATGGAGTAGCAGTAATATCTTCCAGTTTAATTAAGGTCACCgtgggaaaaagctttttatgtGATGCTTATCCTTCTCAGATCATAGTaagatttgtttttttaattagagtTACAAGCATACAGATTTATTATGAGTACACATTACTGAGTTTAAATCTCTCTAATGTGTCTTTACAATTTCACCTAGAACGAGAACATTGGGAGTTATGTAACAAGTGCAATGTGATGAGACCAAAGCGTTCACACCATTGCAGTCGCTGTGGACATTGTGTGAGGAGGATGGATCACCACTGTCCATGGTAAAATCAGGACATTTCTTCTAATTATCTACTGTTTTAGTGAATCATTCTGAAATTTGTGGTCTTGACTGCTGCTCATTTTTCCTGGTTTCTCCCAGTAGTGCTTAATCATTTAGGCATATAAAGCAAGGAAATAATAAATTTGAACTTTCCTATTTCTACCAGTAAAAATCAGAGTAagtgaaaataaacatttttttaagaagttctgagttttaatttttacaaGACAAACTGCAGAGTACAGAAATGACATTGGGATTCTCTTAGTTGGTTTAGCCATTTTTCAAACTACCTTTTTTTGTCAAGTTTTTCTACTTCAGAGAATAGTACTAGTATAGTGCTTTTGTCACTCTGGTTTAGCTTGTtgtctgtgccagtgcttgTATGAATTTGCATCCATGTAATTTTTGATCTTGTACTTAATACAGATAGAATCCTTGTGTTTCCTTTGCACTTTTCATGTTGGAGTATGCAGGAGTTTCTGAGTATGGATGCCTGTATTGTCTTCTGTGCCTTTGGTTCATTTTTAAGTCATATTTCTTTGTTACTGGGTTAGCCTGTGatcacatttattttaaaatatttgtttgcatttttgcaCTCTTATAGTTCACAACCTGTGAAATGTATTGAGTAGCAGAAGATAAGACACATTACTGTGAAATTTCACAGACTTTCaaaaaccattttattactagaGTTTTACTTAAAGTTGCAGCAGTATCTTTGCTATATACAAACACTGAGAACTGTGTCTCCTGTTCTAAGCAAAGATCTCAGTAGTGCAACCTATGCTTTAAGTAGTGTGCAAGGGATCCAGTAGTTTGCTCCTTAAGCAATCATAAAGTTTTCTATTCACAGTATCATAACTttaatatttgtatttctgtttttatATATGCACACTTTGTTTCTCTACAGGATTAATAATTGTGTTGGTGAAGACAATCACTGGCTGTTTTTACAGCTGTGTTTCTACACCCAGATCCTTAGTTCCTATACGCTGATACTTGACTTCTGCCATTACTACTACTTTTTGcctctgaaaaaagaaaactgggtAAGAACCTATTTTCTCTGTGAAGGGAACAAATAGTACTGCATTGTAATTTGTGTTGGCTTTTAGTTACTGCACATTTTTGGTAGCTCAGTTTCACTCTTAGTGAAGAGAGTTCAACTAACTGTATGTTATTAAGTAAGCAAACTGATTTATGGTaagtaacaaaatattttttgaaaggGCATATAAGTTCTTTGTGTTAAAAACACAACATTAGTTGTCTTAGGAATATAGGAAAGGAGGGAAGAACCAGTTAGCTTTCTTTGGAAGTGATTATCAGTACTGGAAAGAGTTAAGGTAACTACTTTAGATGtattaaaatttccttttactTTTTCCAAAGTAGATTTATGCAGACTATATATCTATCCTAATATCATGTTTTAAAAAACTGatactgcttttttaaaaaagaagaaaaacacatgATCATGGGGAAAAATATACCTTGGTTTTGTAGCAGTATTTTCTGTTGCTTTGAAAAGGTTATGTGGGTTAAGGGAGAATTAAGTTTGGTTTGTTTCATGTGGACTTACCAACTGGAGTAGAGTAAAAAATCAAGGACTTCCTTCCCCTATGAAACTTACATTGTAAAGCTGCTATCTGGTGCTCATTTATGCCTATTATCTGTAGTATTCAGAATATTGAAGGTGGTTGCTTGAAATTTGCTCAGTGCTTGAAAGTTCTTTCTTTATAAGAAAACTGTTATGCTATCTTGTTTATGAAGAACCATAAGAACTTCTAGCTTAAATCTAAAATGAGCTTTGTATTTGTACTGGACTATAACAAATATAAGTACACAAAAGAGAAAAGCCTAGAAAACaagtttaaaacatttttaaaattaggtAACATTCCAAATGTCATAAGAGAATAAGATAATCTCAGATATTACACTCTAAATTTTGTTGAGATTTTTTCCAAATACTGAAGTGCAGaagatttttaaattctgtGTCGATGTGACACCCCAGCATGCTGTCTGCTGGTGATCTCATACTCATCTTTCCAGGCTACTGAAACCTGACCCTACACTGTGGgtaagacagaaaaaaaaaaaaaatctccatttttttgAACAACTAAAGTTTGTCGTATGATTTTGTATCCTATGTTATATGAGAATTTCACAAAGTGAAAAATTCTGCTTCTGGAAAAAGATGCGACATAGTCTTCCAAGCTTCTTATTTGTTCCTGTGTCAGTCTGAACTGGGTGTGATGTTCCCATAAAAGTGTATGTGAAGATGATGTGGGAAAGGAGAGCTGAAAGTGTAGGAAGACTGTATTACTTGGTTAATCCAAAACTGATAAAAGTGCTGTATTCAAATTCATAAATACCAAGTTTTTATTTTGTAGAATGTTCCAAAGCTGAGGATTTTTGTAACTTGTTCTTGAAAGAAATCGTATTCTAAaggaatttaattattttttccatataCATCAATACttctatttaaataattaaaggGATTTTAGAAAtatcaaacaaaaaataatttgctgTCTGCTTGGAGTATCTTTCCATAGGCACTAAAACAGACTTGTTAGCCTCTAATAGTATGTCATGGTAGGgtatttcctttttattgtGAATATTCCCTGAATGCATTGTTTCATGTAATTACACTGTATTAGGTAACATGCCAAAGTTCTGTCTGTTAGccttgctttttaaaagtaGCGTGAAAAGTAACCAAATTATTTGATTGCGGGTGGTCTGTGCAAGAGAGGGAGATGGAAATCATGCTTCCTTCAGATACTTTACAATACCTAAGGAGGTGATGgtaaataattattaataatgaTAGTTCAAAAAAAAGTGTGAATAGGTATAAAAGTTGTTCTTGCCAGTATAACTGGATTCATTTGAAGTTGTTTGGAGAGAGGCCTAATTTTAATGCTCCTGCTCCCTTGACAGGTGACAGGTTAGAAGGCAGAATACATGTGCAACAATTATTTTAACCCATTTTAATGTGTTTCCCTGAAGAGGGGATCAGGTTCTTGTATTTGCCTGCCTAAGTTTACAGAGAACTGTGGAAGAAATTGCTTACTTTTCTCTGTTTAGTTAATTTCCGTATGTGAACACTTCAAATGGCACTCTTCCTTTTACAAAGTGGATCTGTGCTATAGTGTACCGTATTCTGTGCcccagagaggaaaaatatgtttataCAATATAGAAAAACAGTAGACACAGCAGGTCTGGGCTGTTAAGACCTTTGTTCAGTACAGTGTAACACTAAATAGTATTTATCTTTCTCAGTTTTTCAGCTGTAGAATAGGAGAGCACACAACGAAGTAGAGAAAACTAAAATAGTTGTCATGCTAGTCAACATATCTGCCTGGAAAACAACACCAGAATTCCATTaagctggttttttttaagtgctgcTAAGGATGTGATGCTCTATAGATTTGTGCCATGGAATAATTTGTCAGAACTATGTCTTTTTGACACCAAAGGAACACGACTGATGAAAAGATTGGCTTAGTA includes:
- the ZDHHC21 gene encoding palmitoyltransferase ZDHHC21 isoform X2 gives rise to the protein MGHRIHFVVDPQGWCCMGLIIFVWLYNTIFIPKVILFPHYEEGNISVVAVLCYYFCSLFCIASLFRASVADPGKLPENPEIPITEREHWELCNKCNVMRPKRSHHCSRCGHCVRRMDHHCPWINNCVGEDNHWLFLQLCFYTQILSSYTLILDFCHYYYFLPLKKENWDVFVFRHELALLRISAFMGLIILGGISRLFYTQLMGIFTDTTSIEKMSNCCEDVSRPQKPWQQTFSEVFGTHWKILWFIPFRQRQPLRVPYHFANHA
- the ZDHHC21 gene encoding palmitoyltransferase ZDHHC21 isoform X1, with product MGHRIHFVVDPQGWCCMGLIIFVWLYNTIFIPKVILFPHYEEGNISVVAVLCYYFCSLFCIASLFRASVADPGKLPENPEIPITEREHWELCNKCNVMRPKRSHHCSRCGHCVRRMDHHCPWINNCVGEDNHWLFLQLCFYTQILSSYTLILDFCHYYYFLPLKKENWDVFVFRHELALLRISAFMGLIILGGISRLFYTQLMGIFTDTTSIEKMSNCCEDV